One Osmerus mordax isolate fOsmMor3 chromosome 16, fOsmMor3.pri, whole genome shotgun sequence genomic window carries:
- the ednrba gene encoding endothelin receptor Ba — protein MTKNFHIYLPLVLSAGYLLLVTGQADDHNRQAAPQNAQPELHSATQKQGLTGREDSPIEYNVSIPRRARPLPPMCSGPTEIRDTFKYINTVVSCLVFVVGIIGNSTLLRIIYKNKCMRNGPNILIASLALGDLLHIIIDIPINVYKLLAEDWPFGVGLCKLVPFVQKASVGITVLSLCALSIDRYRAVASWNRIKGIGVPKWTAIEITLIWLLSILLAVPEAVAFDMITMDYKGEHLRICLLHPMQTSAFMRFYKSAKDWWLFSVYFCLPLACTAVFYTLMTCEMLRKKNGVQIALSDHLKQRREVAKTVFCLVLVFALCWLPLHLSRILKLTIYDEKDPNRCELLSFFLVLDYIGINMASLNSCINPIALYMVSKRFKSCFRSCLCCWCLPAEMLMDDKQSCMKLKVTERASDQSNSRVTNKYTTA, from the exons ATGACGAAGAACTTCCACATCTATTTGCCATTGGTCCTCTCGGCGGGATATCTTCTCTTGGTTACTGGACAAGCGGACGATCATAACCGACAAGCAGCTCCTCAAAACGCGCAGCCTGAACTTCATTCTGCCACACAAAAGCAAGGACTCACCGGGAGAGAAGATAGTCCCATTGAGTACAATGTCTCCATTCCTAGGCGTGCACGGCCCTTACCCCCCATGTGCTCTGGACCCACAGAAATCAGAGACACTTTTAAATATATCAACACTGTGGTGTCGTGTTTGGTGTTTGTAGTCGGAATCATAGGTAACTCCACCTTACTTCGTATTATTTATAAAAACAAATGCATGCGCAACGGCCCTAATATTTTAATCGCGAGTCTGGcgcttggagacctgctgcatATCATCATTGATATTCCTATCAACGTTTACAAG CTGCTGGCTGAGGACTGGCCTTTCGGTGTGGGTTTGTGCAAACTGGTGCCGTTTGTTCAGAAAGCCTCAGTTGGGATCACAGTCCTGAGTCTGTGTGCTCTCAGCATTGACAG gtacCGTGCAGTGGCCTCGTGGAACCGTATCAAGGGTATCGGTGTTCCCAAGTGGACCGCTATTGAGATCACCCTCATCTGGCTGCTCTCCATCCTGCTGGCTGTCCCTGAGGCGGTGGCCTTCGACATGATCACCATGGACTACAAAGGAGAGCACCTCAGGATCTGTCTTCTGCACCCCATGCAGACATCGGCCTTCATGAGG TTCTATAAGTCTGCCAAGGACTGGTGGCTGTTCAGCGTGTATTTCTGTCTGCCGCTGGCCTGCACCGCCGTCTTCTACACCCTGATGACCTGCGAGATGCTGAGGAAGAAGAACGGCGTCCAGATCGCTCTCAGTGACCACCTCAAACAG cgGAGGGAAGTGGCCAAGACAGTGTTCTGCCTGGTCCTGGTGTTTGCCCTGTGCTGGCTGCCTCTTCATCTGAGCCGCATCCTAAAGCTCACCATCTACGATGAGAAGGACCCCAACCGCTGTGAGCTGCTCAG TTTCTTCCTGGTTCTGGACTACATAGGCATCAATATGGCATCCCTAAACTCCTGTATCAACCCTATCGCTCTCTACATGGTCAGCAAGCGGTTCAAAAGCTGCTTCAGG TCATGTCTGTGTTGCTGGTGTCTACCAGCGGAGATGCTGATGGATGACAAGCAGTCATGTATGAAGCTCAAAGTCACCGAACGAGCCTCCGACCAGAGCAACTCCCGCGTCACCAACAAGTACACCACAGCATGA